From one Microbulbifer sp. A4B17 genomic stretch:
- a CDS encoding helix-turn-helix transcriptional regulator, whose amino-acid sequence MSNDFSQNLRLLCSFYPSIAEVCRRIGVNRAQFNKYLNGNTQPSQYTLGKICHFFGVEPHEIVMPHEQFRQIVRVRNVPSSDSLPARPYNRDIDILMRESLGRADKYLGFYFEYHYSMTFSDHIIRSLLHIESDGDGYYFQRFERMRYPDRDEWYKSRYKGMLLFLADRIFLVGYESLTHNEIAQTILYPTYKSRVSYLSGLKLGASASDRREPVCTKVVLESLGRNISIKNALKLCGVFGPESEEINKNIRENIRATSTEGPQSFFATPL is encoded by the coding sequence ATGAGCAACGATTTTTCGCAAAACCTCCGCCTTCTGTGCAGCTTCTACCCATCCATAGCCGAGGTGTGCCGGCGAATTGGGGTGAATCGTGCCCAGTTCAATAAATATCTCAACGGTAACACTCAACCCTCCCAGTATACCCTGGGAAAGATATGTCATTTTTTTGGCGTAGAGCCCCATGAAATCGTGATGCCCCACGAGCAATTCCGCCAAATTGTTCGCGTGCGCAATGTACCTTCTTCCGACAGTCTCCCAGCCAGGCCCTACAATCGCGATATTGATATCCTGATGCGGGAATCCCTGGGACGAGCCGATAAATATTTGGGTTTCTATTTTGAATATCACTATTCTATGACCTTTTCCGACCATATTATTCGCAGCCTGCTGCATATTGAGTCGGATGGTGATGGATATTACTTTCAGCGCTTTGAGCGTATGCGATACCCGGATAGGGATGAGTGGTATAAATCCCGCTATAAAGGCATGCTGCTCTTTCTTGCCGATCGTATTTTTTTGGTCGGCTATGAGTCGTTGACTCACAATGAAATCGCACAAACTATTTTATACCCTACCTATAAAAGCCGGGTCAGCTATCTATCCGGATTAAAACTGGGAGCATCCGCCAGTGACAGGCGTGAGCCCGTCTGCACAAAAGTGGTTCTCGAATCTCTCGGTCGCAACATCAGCATTAAAAACGCACTGAAATTATGTGGTGTTTTTGGTCCAGAGTCCGAAGAGATAAACAAAAATATTCGCGAGAATATTCGCGCAACCTCTACAGAGGGGCCGCAGAGTTTCTTTGCGACACCACTCTAA
- the aspA gene encoding aspartate ammonia-lyase yields the protein MTNDFHTLKPMPVFSAGAETRLEKDLLGEREVPADVYFGIQTLRALENFQITGITLNHFPNLVKALAMVKKAAASANGQLGYLEPKVQGAIATACDEIIDGKLHDQFLVDMIQGGAGTSTNMNANEVIANRALELLGHNKAEYKKVHPNNHVNLSQSTNDVYPTSINLAILLSYSDLVQSMESLCVEFDKKAKEFASVIKMGRTQLQDAVPMTLGQEFAAFAATVREDVDRVKELVALFKEINMGGTAIGTGINTDPEYRQLVVNALSEISGIDFVCAENLVEATSDMGAFVMFSGVMKRIAVKISKICSDLRLISSGPRAGLNEINLPPMQPGSSIMPGKVNPVIPEVVNQVAYQVIGNDLTITLAAESGQLQLNVMEPVIAFNLLQSMRLMTQAMTTLAERCVSGITANEEHCLQLVENSIGLITAVNPFIGYENATRIAKQALITGASVKQLILDEGLLSEEELNDILAPENMTQPRKVEIKNPA from the coding sequence ATGACTAACGATTTCCACACACTCAAACCAATGCCGGTTTTTAGTGCAGGTGCAGAAACCCGCTTGGAGAAAGATTTATTGGGTGAGCGCGAAGTACCTGCCGATGTCTATTTTGGCATTCAAACTTTGCGCGCTTTGGAAAATTTCCAGATTACCGGAATTACCCTGAACCACTTCCCCAATCTGGTAAAAGCACTGGCGATGGTTAAAAAAGCTGCGGCCAGCGCCAATGGACAGCTCGGCTACCTGGAGCCCAAAGTGCAGGGTGCCATTGCCACCGCCTGTGACGAGATTATCGATGGCAAACTGCACGATCAATTTTTGGTAGATATGATTCAGGGCGGCGCTGGCACTTCTACCAATATGAATGCCAATGAGGTGATTGCCAACCGCGCACTGGAATTACTCGGTCACAACAAAGCCGAGTACAAAAAAGTCCACCCCAACAACCATGTAAACCTGTCGCAATCTACCAATGATGTTTATCCAACCTCGATAAACCTGGCCATTCTGCTCAGCTACAGCGACCTGGTTCAGTCCATGGAGAGCTTGTGCGTTGAGTTCGACAAGAAGGCCAAAGAGTTTGCCTCAGTAATTAAAATGGGGCGCACCCAGCTGCAAGATGCCGTACCCATGACCCTGGGCCAGGAGTTTGCCGCTTTCGCCGCTACTGTGCGCGAAGATGTCGACAGAGTGAAGGAGCTGGTCGCTCTATTCAAAGAGATCAATATGGGTGGTACCGCGATCGGCACCGGCATTAATACCGACCCGGAATATCGTCAGCTGGTTGTTAACGCGCTGTCAGAAATTTCCGGCATCGATTTTGTCTGCGCAGAAAACCTGGTGGAAGCCACTTCCGACATGGGCGCCTTCGTGATGTTCTCCGGCGTAATGAAACGCATCGCCGTTAAGATCTCGAAAATTTGCAGCGATTTACGCCTGATTTCCAGCGGCCCTCGCGCTGGCCTCAATGAAATTAACCTGCCGCCGATGCAACCCGGCTCATCCATTATGCCCGGCAAGGTCAATCCGGTTATTCCCGAAGTAGTTAACCAGGTTGCCTACCAGGTGATCGGCAACGACCTCACGATTACCCTGGCTGCTGAATCCGGTCAGTTGCAGCTCAATGTAATGGAGCCAGTGATCGCCTTTAACCTGCTACAGTCCATGCGCCTGATGACCCAAGCCATGACCACGCTTGCGGAGCGCTGTGTGAGCGGCATCACTGCCAACGAAGAGCACTGCCTGCAACTGGTTGAGAACAGCATCGGCCTGATTACTGCGGTAAACCCGTTTATTGGCTATGAAAATGCCACCCGCATCGCCAAGCAGGCACTGATCACTGGTGCCAGTGTGAAGCAGTTAATTCTTGATGAGGGGTTACTGAGTGAGGAGGAACTGAACGATATCCTCGCGCCGGAGAATATGACCCAGCCGAGAAAAGTAGAAATTAAAAACCCTGCTTAA
- a CDS encoding DsbC family protein has product MTLIKKPLAIAGALLSLVGSAALAEVDTNVVKTIKTRLEASNPKATYGEVRESPIEGLYEVDVDDGNTTLFVSADGNHFVYGDLYQVKAGGVANLSEQRRATRRAEVMGALDTEDMIVFSPKGETKASVYVFTDVDCGYCRKLHQDVPELNKRGIEVRYLAFPRGGLNSLGYRKLATAWCAEDSNKTLTALKNRENVPLDVCKTNPVAAQYKLGNEAIDVRGTPTIVMEDGRVVPGYLPPDRLLKELGI; this is encoded by the coding sequence ATGACGCTTATCAAGAAGCCGCTGGCAATCGCTGGCGCGCTACTCAGTCTGGTGGGCTCTGCAGCGTTGGCAGAAGTCGATACCAACGTTGTTAAAACCATCAAGACACGCCTTGAGGCGAGTAATCCCAAAGCAACCTATGGAGAGGTGCGGGAGAGCCCAATCGAGGGGCTTTACGAAGTGGATGTCGATGACGGCAACACGACCCTGTTCGTCTCTGCTGATGGCAATCACTTTGTTTACGGCGATCTCTACCAGGTGAAGGCTGGCGGTGTTGCCAACCTTTCCGAACAGCGTAGGGCGACACGCCGCGCTGAGGTGATGGGTGCCCTGGATACTGAGGATATGATTGTCTTCTCGCCGAAAGGTGAAACCAAGGCAAGTGTTTATGTATTTACCGATGTGGACTGCGGTTACTGCCGCAAGCTGCACCAGGATGTGCCTGAGCTGAACAAGCGCGGAATCGAAGTACGCTACCTGGCATTCCCGCGAGGTGGCCTGAATTCCCTGGGATATCGCAAGCTGGCAACTGCATGGTGTGCGGAAGACAGCAACAAGACGCTGACTGCACTTAAGAACCGTGAAAATGTGCCATTGGATGTCTGTAAGACAAACCCGGTTGCAGCTCAATACAAGTTGGGCAACGAGGCTATCGATGTGCGCGGTACGCCGACTATCGTGATGGAAGATGGTCGGGTTGTTCCCGGTTATCTGCCACCGGATCGCCTGCTTAAAGAGCTGGGAATTTAA
- the rplS gene encoding 50S ribosomal protein L19, translated as MTNKIIQQLEQEQLKSEVPPFAPGDTVIVQVKVKEGNRERLQAFEGVVIGKRNRGLNSSFTVRKISHGVGVERTFQTHSPLVDSIKVKRRGDVRQAKLYYLRSLTGKAARIKEKLN; from the coding sequence ATGACTAACAAAATTATCCAGCAGCTGGAGCAGGAACAGCTGAAGAGCGAAGTACCTCCCTTCGCACCGGGCGACACTGTAATCGTTCAGGTAAAAGTAAAAGAGGGCAACCGCGAGCGTCTGCAGGCGTTCGAAGGCGTGGTTATCGGTAAGCGCAACCGTGGTCTGAACTCCTCCTTCACTGTGCGTAAAATTTCCCACGGTGTTGGCGTTGAGCGTACTTTCCAGACTCACAGCCCGCTGGTTGACAGCATCAAGGTTAAGCGTCGCGGTGACGTGCGTCAGGCCAAGCTGTACTACCTCCGCAGCCTGACTGGTAAAGCTGCACGTATCAAAGAGAAGCTCAACTAA
- the trmD gene encoding tRNA (guanosine(37)-N1)-methyltransferase TrmD → MAKRIALVSIFPEMFAALTEYGVSGRAVKDGLLEVRCWNPRDFTSDRHRTVDDRPYGGGPGMVMLAEPLYQALEAARAWAGEDGESVRSIYMSPQGRQLDQGGVEQLSAAGNLVLLAGRYEGVDERIVESMIDEEWSIGDYVLSGGELAAMVMVDAITRLIPGALGHNQSAVEDSFSSGLLDCPHYTRPEQYRGVAVPEVLLSGNHERIRRWRLKQALARTQQRRPDLLQGLELSDEQKLLLDEIQREQKLEEN, encoded by the coding sequence ATGGCAAAACGAATCGCTCTGGTAAGCATTTTTCCGGAGATGTTTGCCGCATTGACCGAGTATGGCGTCAGTGGACGGGCTGTGAAAGATGGCCTTTTAGAAGTTCGCTGTTGGAATCCTCGGGACTTTACCAGTGACAGGCACCGGACTGTGGACGATCGCCCTTACGGCGGTGGACCGGGAATGGTGATGTTAGCTGAGCCCCTTTACCAGGCTCTCGAGGCTGCTCGAGCTTGGGCTGGTGAAGACGGTGAATCTGTACGCAGTATCTACATGTCTCCCCAGGGTCGACAGCTCGATCAGGGTGGAGTGGAGCAGCTGTCTGCAGCTGGCAACCTGGTGTTGTTGGCGGGGCGCTACGAAGGTGTGGATGAGCGTATCGTCGAATCTATGATCGACGAGGAGTGGTCCATTGGTGACTATGTCCTCAGCGGTGGCGAACTGGCTGCTATGGTGATGGTGGATGCTATTACCCGCTTGATTCCCGGCGCACTTGGACACAACCAATCGGCGGTTGAGGACTCTTTCTCCTCTGGCCTGCTGGACTGCCCACACTACACCCGACCGGAACAATATCGGGGAGTAGCGGTACCGGAAGTTTTGCTTTCCGGCAACCATGAAAGAATACGCCGCTGGCGCCTGAAACAGGCATTGGCGCGCACGCAACAGCGACGCCCGGACTTATTGCAAGGGTTGGAGCTGAGCGATGAGCAGAAGTTGTTGCTGGATGAGATCCAGCGGGAACAGAAGCTCGAAGAAAATTGA
- the rimM gene encoding ribosome maturation factor RimM (Essential for efficient processing of 16S rRNA) — protein sequence MTDNGKPSEELVTVGRVTTVYGVRGWVKVHSYTEPMDNILQFPNWRLQGPKGWEALEIDAGKRHGKGLIVHVKGIDDRDLAARLCQRDIAVARELMPELEHGEYYWHQLEGLKVVSHFDGEDHDFGTVARMMETGANDVMVVRGGADKRERLIPYLPDQFITNIDLEVGVITVDWDPAF from the coding sequence GTGACAGATAACGGAAAACCTTCCGAAGAGTTGGTCACGGTTGGGCGCGTTACTACCGTTTATGGTGTGCGCGGCTGGGTCAAGGTTCACTCCTATACCGAGCCGATGGACAACATCCTGCAGTTCCCTAATTGGCGCTTGCAGGGGCCGAAAGGTTGGGAAGCTCTCGAAATTGACGCTGGCAAGCGTCACGGCAAGGGCTTGATTGTACATGTGAAAGGCATTGATGACCGCGATTTGGCGGCTCGGCTTTGCCAGCGCGATATTGCTGTAGCTCGTGAACTGATGCCTGAGCTTGAGCATGGTGAGTATTACTGGCACCAGCTCGAAGGGTTAAAGGTTGTCAGCCATTTCGATGGCGAAGATCATGACTTTGGTACCGTCGCTCGCATGATGGAAACTGGCGCCAACGATGTAATGGTGGTGCGCGGTGGAGCGGATAAGCGCGAGCGCTTGATTCCCTATCTGCCGGATCAGTTTATTACCAATATTGACCTGGAAGTCGGTGTCATAACCGTCGACTGGGACCCGGCTTTTTAA
- the rpsP gene encoding 30S ribosomal protein S16 encodes MVTIRLARGGAKKRPFYHLTVTDSRKSRDGRFIERVGFFNPVARGQEERLRVDRERVDFWLGRGAQVSDRVGKLLKESA; translated from the coding sequence ATGGTAACCATTCGTTTGGCCCGTGGTGGTGCTAAAAAGCGCCCGTTTTATCATCTGACCGTTACCGACAGCCGCAAATCTCGCGACGGTCGTTTTATTGAGCGTGTTGGTTTCTTCAACCCGGTTGCCCGTGGTCAGGAAGAGCGTCTGCGTGTTGATCGCGAGCGTGTTGATTTCTGGCTGGGTCGTGGCGCACAGGTTTCTGACCGCGTCGGCAAGCTTCTGAAAGAATCTGCTTAA
- the ffh gene encoding signal recognition particle protein, whose product MFDNLSDRLSAALKKVTGKARLTDDNIRDTLREVRKALLEADVALPVVKAFVQQVRTAAVGQKVSKALNPGQQFVKIVQDELVKVMGAAAEPLNLAVQPPAVILMAGLQGAGKTTSVAKLAKYLQEREKKKVMVVSADVYRPAAIKQLETLAGEVGAQFYPSTAEQKPLDIAKGAMDAARKQFADVLIVDTAGRLHVDSELMDEIRELHSELDPAETLFVIDAMIGQDAVNTASAFNDALPLTGVILTKADGDARGGAALSVRHVTGKPIKFIGVGEKTDALETFHPDRIASRILGMGDILSLIEEAEQKIDKEKAEKLVKKVQKGKGFDLEDLRDQLQQMQNMGGFGSLLEKMPGMGGVAQAAQQADMGKEFKRMDALISSMTPAERRNPDLLNGSRKRRIVAGSGTQLQDLNRLLKQHKQMGKMMKKLKGGGMGKMMRGLGGLPGMGGGMPGGMGGMGGMPGGLPPGLKKK is encoded by the coding sequence ATGTTCGATAACCTGAGTGACCGCTTATCGGCGGCCTTAAAGAAAGTTACCGGTAAAGCGCGCCTTACGGATGACAATATCCGCGATACTTTGCGCGAAGTGCGCAAGGCCCTGTTGGAGGCGGATGTCGCCCTGCCAGTGGTTAAGGCATTTGTTCAGCAAGTGCGCACCGCCGCGGTAGGACAGAAGGTTAGCAAGGCTCTCAACCCGGGCCAGCAGTTCGTCAAGATTGTTCAGGATGAGCTGGTTAAGGTAATGGGTGCGGCTGCAGAGCCTCTCAACCTCGCCGTGCAACCTCCGGCGGTAATCCTGATGGCGGGCCTCCAGGGCGCTGGTAAAACCACCAGTGTGGCCAAGCTGGCCAAATACCTGCAAGAGCGTGAAAAGAAAAAAGTCATGGTGGTGAGTGCGGACGTCTACCGCCCCGCCGCTATCAAACAGCTGGAGACCCTGGCCGGTGAAGTGGGGGCACAGTTCTACCCCTCTACAGCTGAGCAGAAGCCGCTGGATATTGCCAAGGGTGCTATGGACGCTGCCCGCAAGCAGTTTGCCGATGTGCTGATTGTGGATACTGCCGGTCGACTGCATGTAGATTCCGAGCTGATGGATGAGATCCGTGAGCTGCACAGCGAGTTGGACCCGGCGGAAACCCTGTTCGTGATCGATGCAATGATCGGTCAGGATGCGGTAAATACCGCAAGTGCCTTTAATGATGCACTGCCGCTGACCGGTGTGATTCTCACTAAGGCCGATGGCGATGCCCGTGGTGGTGCCGCTCTCTCCGTGCGTCACGTCACCGGTAAGCCAATCAAGTTTATCGGTGTTGGTGAAAAGACCGACGCCCTGGAAACCTTCCACCCGGATCGTATCGCCTCTCGTATCCTGGGGATGGGCGACATTCTGTCTCTGATTGAAGAAGCAGAGCAGAAGATCGATAAAGAGAAAGCCGAAAAGCTGGTTAAGAAGGTCCAGAAGGGTAAAGGCTTTGACCTGGAAGACTTGCGCGATCAGCTGCAGCAAATGCAAAACATGGGTGGCTTTGGCTCCCTGTTGGAGAAAATGCCCGGCATGGGCGGTGTAGCGCAGGCTGCACAACAGGCCGATATGGGCAAAGAATTTAAGCGTATGGACGCATTGATTTCCTCTATGACGCCCGCCGAACGCCGCAATCCAGACCTTCTTAACGGTTCGCGCAAGCGCCGCATCGTTGCCGGTTCCGGCACCCAGCTGCAGGACTTGAATCGCCTGCTCAAGCAGCACAAGCAGATGGGCAAGATGATGAAGAAGCTCAAAGGCGGCGGCATGGGCAAAATGATGCGCGGCCTCGGCGGCCTGCCCGGTATGGGTGGTGGTATGCCTGGCGGTATGGGTGGCATGGGCGGTATGCCAGGAGGCCTGCCACCGGGCCTTAAAAAGAAGTAG
- a CDS encoding inner membrane protein YpjD, with amino-acid sequence MAAFAHWTAIALYLATTIVAGAALARKQQPNSKLLLSLLAGALVTHGISLGHVLFSPEGYRFDLLAMLSLISWVVNFLLLILAVGRPLTLLILIFAPVGAATEFAASHIWGTVTPHQQISAGIAVHALLSISAYSLLTLATLQAIYLYYLNQQLHNHRPVGATRLLPPLQSMESLLFGLITFGQLLLTASLLTGFVFVGNLFEEGPIHKTILSMVAWVLYTILLWGHWRLGWRGNTAVRWTLSAFAALLLAYFGSKLVMEVILQRG; translated from the coding sequence ATGGCGGCTTTCGCCCACTGGACAGCTATCGCTCTCTACCTGGCCACAACCATAGTTGCAGGTGCGGCTCTGGCCCGAAAACAACAGCCGAATTCCAAGCTGCTTCTCAGCCTTTTGGCGGGTGCACTTGTCACCCACGGAATATCCCTGGGACACGTTCTCTTTTCACCCGAAGGCTATCGCTTTGACCTGCTGGCAATGCTTTCGCTGATATCCTGGGTAGTTAACTTTCTATTATTGATCCTGGCCGTTGGCCGGCCACTTACGCTACTTATTCTTATTTTCGCACCAGTGGGAGCCGCCACTGAATTTGCCGCATCCCATATTTGGGGCACCGTAACGCCACATCAACAGATCTCTGCCGGCATTGCGGTACACGCTCTACTGTCTATTTCTGCCTATTCGCTGCTGACCCTGGCTACCCTGCAGGCGATCTATCTCTATTACCTCAACCAGCAGCTGCACAACCACAGGCCGGTAGGCGCCACCCGTCTTCTTCCACCATTGCAGAGCATGGAATCACTGCTGTTCGGCCTGATCACTTTCGGGCAACTACTGCTCACCGCCTCCCTGCTGACCGGCTTCGTCTTTGTTGGCAATTTGTTTGAAGAGGGGCCAATACACAAAACCATCCTCTCTATGGTCGCCTGGGTTCTTTACACCATACTCCTATGGGGACACTGGAGGTTGGGCTGGAGAGGCAATACCGCTGTGCGTTGGACCTTAAGCGCTTTCGCCGCCCTACTACTTGCCTATTTTGGTAGTAAGCTGGTTATGGAAGTCATTCTCCAGCGCGGGTAA
- a CDS encoding HlyC/CorC family transporter has translation MNEMPTGLLFGLLALLILISAFFSSSETSMMALNRYRLRHQAKSGHRGAKRATELLARPDKLIGSILIGNNLVNVLVSVIAGSVFAQIYGEILTTIVLTLALLIFAEVTPKTIAALHPEKIAFPASFILRPLQWLLTPLVLLIGGISNGLARMLGVETKANSEAEHLAPEELRTVVFESGALLPSKHKGMLLNVLDLDQATVEDIMIPRNEVMGVDLENSAEQILQQLAESSYTRLPVYRGDINRVVGILHLRKAAQILRDGPKNLTAERLNSFIDEPYFVPEATPLPTLLMNFQKTKRRMGLVVDEYGEVMGIVTLEDLLEEIVGDFTASPVPSDDEEIVAIEDGWYMIEGGTSIRDINRTLGWELPTDGPKTFNGLAMEHLESIPDGNISLYILNYLVEIEEVSDKMITRARIKRIDK, from the coding sequence TTGAACGAGATGCCCACGGGCCTGCTATTCGGTTTGCTGGCCCTATTGATACTGATATCCGCCTTCTTCTCCAGCTCCGAAACCAGCATGATGGCGCTTAACCGCTATCGCCTGCGGCACCAAGCCAAAAGCGGGCACCGCGGGGCAAAGCGCGCCACGGAGCTGCTCGCACGCCCGGACAAGCTGATCGGCTCAATTCTGATCGGCAACAATCTCGTTAACGTTCTTGTATCTGTAATCGCCGGCTCGGTATTCGCGCAAATTTACGGAGAAATACTCACCACCATAGTCTTAACTCTTGCCCTGCTGATTTTTGCTGAGGTCACACCAAAGACTATTGCCGCTCTACACCCGGAAAAAATTGCTTTCCCCGCCTCATTTATTTTGCGCCCACTGCAGTGGTTGCTCACCCCCCTGGTGTTGTTGATCGGTGGCATATCCAACGGCCTGGCGCGCATGCTGGGAGTCGAAACAAAAGCGAATAGCGAAGCGGAACACCTGGCCCCCGAAGAACTCCGAACCGTTGTATTCGAATCAGGCGCCCTGCTTCCCAGCAAGCACAAAGGCATGTTGCTCAACGTATTGGACCTGGACCAGGCAACCGTTGAAGACATCATGATCCCTCGCAATGAAGTTATGGGCGTTGACCTGGAAAACAGCGCCGAACAGATCCTACAGCAGCTAGCGGAAAGCTCCTACACTCGCCTCCCGGTATATCGCGGTGACATCAATCGAGTAGTCGGCATACTTCATCTGCGAAAAGCGGCGCAAATACTGCGCGACGGACCCAAGAATTTAACTGCAGAGCGGCTCAACTCCTTCATCGATGAGCCTTACTTCGTACCCGAAGCAACACCGCTCCCTACACTGCTGATGAACTTCCAGAAAACCAAGCGCCGGATGGGGCTGGTAGTTGATGAGTACGGAGAGGTAATGGGTATCGTTACCCTGGAAGATCTGCTGGAGGAAATTGTCGGCGACTTTACCGCGAGCCCAGTACCCAGCGATGACGAGGAGATAGTCGCCATAGAAGATGGCTGGTATATGATCGAGGGCGGCACTTCTATTCGCGATATTAATCGCACCCTGGGCTGGGAGCTGCCCACTGACGGACCGAAAACCTTTAACGGCCTGGCAATGGAACACCTGGAGAGTATTCCTGATGGAAACATCAGCCTGTACATCCTCAATTACCTGGTGGAAATTGAGGAGGTCTCAGACAAGATGATTACCCGGGCCAGAATCAAGCGAATCGACAAGTAA
- the rnhB gene encoding ribonuclease HII, translating to MSSKTELPPYVCPFKGDLIAGVDEVGRGPLAGDVVAAAVILDPNKPIAGLADSKKLTEKKREQLFDEICERALSYSIARATVEEIDRLNILQASLLAMHRAVAQLSVQPEFVLVDGNKKPNWVYPCDTVVKGDGRVAAIGAASILAKVTRDREMVVLDSEYPGYGLAGHKGYPTKAHMEALQLQGPTPIHRTSFAPVRRLLEEVE from the coding sequence ATGAGTAGTAAAACAGAATTGCCCCCCTATGTTTGCCCCTTCAAGGGTGATTTGATTGCAGGTGTCGATGAGGTAGGGCGCGGCCCCTTGGCTGGTGATGTAGTTGCCGCAGCTGTGATTCTCGACCCTAACAAGCCAATTGCGGGGCTTGCAGATTCCAAAAAACTGACTGAAAAAAAGCGCGAGCAGTTATTTGATGAGATTTGTGAGCGAGCACTCAGTTACTCCATCGCTCGTGCAACGGTTGAGGAAATTGACCGGCTAAATATTTTGCAGGCAAGCTTACTGGCGATGCATCGTGCAGTTGCGCAGCTATCCGTGCAGCCTGAATTTGTGTTGGTGGATGGCAATAAAAAACCGAACTGGGTTTACCCTTGCGATACCGTTGTAAAGGGAGATGGTCGTGTCGCTGCAATTGGGGCGGCGTCTATTTTGGCTAAGGTGACCCGTGATAGGGAAATGGTGGTGCTGGACTCTGAATATCCCGGTTACGGCCTTGCAGGTCATAAAGGGTATCCCACCAAGGCGCATATGGAAGCTTTACAATTGCAGGGCCCCACTCCAATACACCGCACCAGCTTTGCACCGGTAAGGCGCTTGCTAGAAGAGGTTGAGTGA
- the lpxB gene encoding lipid-A-disaccharide synthase, whose protein sequence is MSEKNKPIRIGIVVGEASGDILGSGLMAALKARLPNVRFEGIAGPRMLEQGAETLFPMERLSVMGLVEPLKRLPELLKIRRSLRRHFTDSPPDLFIGIDSPDFTLTLEAALKAEGIPTVHYVSPSVWAWRQGRIKKIARAVDHMLTLLPFEANFYRENQVPVTFVGHPLADEMPLQVDIAGERKALGFEKDDRVIALLPGSRGGEVRMLGPLFLQTARWCHQRNPDIKFVIPAANQQRMVEIQEQLKDYPELPVTLLEGQSRRAVSAADCVLIASGTATLETMLLKKPMVVTYKLGRLTSMIVSRMLHTPWVSLPNLLAQKELVPEILQNDAIPENLGAAVMQYFEDPLLGDHLEREFFEMHQQLRRNASERAADAVLGLLEAKPESVEW, encoded by the coding sequence GTGTCAGAAAAAAATAAGCCGATACGAATTGGTATTGTTGTCGGTGAGGCGTCAGGGGATATCCTCGGTTCTGGTTTGATGGCCGCATTAAAGGCGCGACTTCCCAATGTACGGTTTGAGGGGATTGCCGGCCCGAGAATGCTGGAGCAGGGAGCCGAAACCTTATTTCCTATGGAGCGATTGTCGGTAATGGGACTGGTGGAGCCTTTAAAGCGCCTTCCAGAACTGTTGAAAATTCGCAGATCTCTCCGTCGCCATTTTACTGATAGCCCTCCCGATTTATTTATTGGTATAGACTCCCCGGACTTTACATTGACTCTTGAGGCTGCACTCAAGGCAGAGGGCATTCCCACTGTCCATTATGTCAGCCCTTCGGTATGGGCCTGGCGACAGGGGCGGATTAAAAAGATAGCCCGCGCTGTTGATCATATGCTGACTTTGCTTCCATTTGAGGCGAATTTCTATCGAGAAAACCAGGTACCGGTTACCTTTGTCGGCCACCCCCTTGCCGATGAAATGCCTCTTCAAGTTGATATTGCCGGCGAGCGCAAAGCGTTGGGTTTCGAGAAGGACGACCGGGTAATTGCACTTTTGCCCGGTAGTCGCGGGGGCGAGGTTCGTATGCTCGGACCGCTGTTTTTACAAACTGCGCGCTGGTGTCACCAACGTAACCCGGATATTAAGTTTGTTATTCCCGCTGCTAATCAGCAGCGAATGGTTGAGATTCAAGAGCAGTTAAAAGATTACCCGGAGTTACCTGTTACTTTGCTGGAAGGGCAGTCGAGGCGGGCTGTCTCTGCGGCAGACTGTGTACTTATCGCATCGGGTACGGCAACTCTAGAGACGATGCTGCTCAAAAAACCCATGGTCGTTACCTATAAGTTAGGAAGGCTGACGTCGATGATTGTCTCGCGAATGCTGCATACCCCATGGGTTTCCCTGCCGAATTTGTTAGCTCAGAAAGAACTGGTGCCGGAAATTTTGCAGAATGATGCTATTCCGGAGAATCTTGGTGCGGCGGTGATGCAGTATTTTGAAGATCCGCTACTTGGAGATCATTTAGAGCGTGAGTTTTTTGAAATGCATCAGCAGCTAAGGCGAAATGCTTCTGAGCGTGCTGCGGATGCAGTGCTGGGGTTGCTGGAAGCTAAGCCTGAATCTGTCGAGTGGTAA